A single Anopheles funestus chromosome 2RL, idAnoFuneDA-416_04, whole genome shotgun sequence DNA region contains:
- the LOC125774859 gene encoding uncharacterized protein LOC125774859 isoform X2 translates to MGKHDMKRGISQRSSDAGESPKHYASTNLVGKFTQSVRRIVQDVKDEGSPSGMSREELLETNERLRAVRIRLEESYDTAKKALVNLMNKYGDSKSQRNIFNRYPMLKLMIKDVIRLETQYWTLVEIPKQEKLETVPAFVLRACSIMEKSQKSGDGVKTSAKLAEEAVERRERMERLETMTTAQIEQENTQMINDLYRLLKKYTGLRNLIRELKSEYGNSKIYPIFPRYTMLKDMIKDIMHDPDYMEVCHEVDN, encoded by the exons ATGGGCAAGCACGACATGAAGCGCGGCATTTCCCAGCGATCCTCGGATGCCGGTG AATCTCCCAAGCATTATG CTTCAACAAATTTAGTTGGCAAATTTACACAAAGCGTCCGACGAATAGTGCAAGATGTGAAGGATGAAGGTTCGCCGA GTGGTATGAGCCGTGAAGAACTGCTCGAGACGAACGAACGGCTTCGGGCGGTCCGTATTCGATTGGAAGAATCGTACGATACTGCTAAGAAGGCACTGGTCAACCTGATGAACAAATATGGCGACTCCAAGAGTCAGCGTAATATCTTCAATCGTTACCCGATGCTGAAGCTCATGATTAAG GATGTGATCCGGTTGGAAACGCAGTACTGGACCCTGGTCGAGATCCCAAAGCAGGAGAAGCTAGAAACTGTTCCGGCCTTCGTACTGCGTGCCTGTAGCATTATGGAGAAATCCCAAAAGTCGGGCGATGGAGTGAAGACGTCCGCCAAGCTGGCAGAGGAAGCGGTCGAACGGCGTGAACGAATGGAGCGACTCGAAA CGATGACCACGGCACAGATCGAGCAGGAAAACACGCAGATGATAAACGATTTGTATCGTCTGTTGAAAAAGTACACCGGtctaaggaacttgattcgaGAGCTGAAG TCCGAGTATGGTAACTCTAAAATCTACCCAATCTTCCCCCGGTACACGATGCTGAAGGATATGATCAAGGATATTATGCACGATCCGGACTATATGGAGGTTTGCCATGAAGTGGACAACTGA
- the LOC125774859 gene encoding uncharacterized protein LOC125774859 isoform X3 produces MIKSPKHYASTNLVGKFTQSVRRIVQDVKDEGSPSGMSREELLETNERLRAVRIRLEESYDTAKKALVNLMNKYGDSKSQRNIFNRYPMLKLMIKDVIRLETQYWTLVEIPKQEKLETVPAFVLRACSIMEKSQKSGDGVKTSAKLAEEAVERRERMERLETMTTAQIEQENTQMINDLYRLLKKYTGLRNLIRELKSEYGNSKIYPIFPRYTMLKDMIKDIMHDPDYMEVCHEVDN; encoded by the exons ATGATTA AATCTCCCAAGCATTATG CTTCAACAAATTTAGTTGGCAAATTTACACAAAGCGTCCGACGAATAGTGCAAGATGTGAAGGATGAAGGTTCGCCGA GTGGTATGAGCCGTGAAGAACTGCTCGAGACGAACGAACGGCTTCGGGCGGTCCGTATTCGATTGGAAGAATCGTACGATACTGCTAAGAAGGCACTGGTCAACCTGATGAACAAATATGGCGACTCCAAGAGTCAGCGTAATATCTTCAATCGTTACCCGATGCTGAAGCTCATGATTAAG GATGTGATCCGGTTGGAAACGCAGTACTGGACCCTGGTCGAGATCCCAAAGCAGGAGAAGCTAGAAACTGTTCCGGCCTTCGTACTGCGTGCCTGTAGCATTATGGAGAAATCCCAAAAGTCGGGCGATGGAGTGAAGACGTCCGCCAAGCTGGCAGAGGAAGCGGTCGAACGGCGTGAACGAATGGAGCGACTCGAAA CGATGACCACGGCACAGATCGAGCAGGAAAACACGCAGATGATAAACGATTTGTATCGTCTGTTGAAAAAGTACACCGGtctaaggaacttgattcgaGAGCTGAAG TCCGAGTATGGTAACTCTAAAATCTACCCAATCTTCCCCCGGTACACGATGCTGAAGGATATGATCAAGGATATTATGCACGATCCGGACTATATGGAGGTTTGCCATGAAGTGGACAACTGA
- the LOC125774859 gene encoding uncharacterized protein LOC125774859 isoform X1 has translation MGKHDMKRGISQRSSDAGGYYSHDCASGATIQRRQLPYRDLVRQKWLRLLSVATCYTGGLLLLVTIGAIGACGADSGVRPGEDECLACFLIVEEHEQPFELTVEASSERGLSVHGPTELSVMVQLMFPPNATCLWTHAGGLASDLYALYDEQLEGRCMRTGTTHHEADAIEQTFYCFDPNVLLELCKLRKETELRRLERLSTQRTKRDFHPTGCSLNNLLSTNRKVYEFGLEHEGLKPTSQIVLSTIFLVTDVLSEFYNRRIAANANGLFFASGRPGSSGSESGSAKSNPPIEVILLQTIKHQILHKLGLRERPRLTKHFNNELVFEAFDRIYGNKINIGNTYAEEHYYRRYLTANLSSDLSGDFVDAFFRGPDTATDRANLQQPQQSATSQNAKQRTKSKPAGSEHGGGGSTGDRHNVFAGTKILTYAEKGSLWPIA, from the exons ATGGGCAAGCACGACATGAAGCGCGGCATTTCCCAGCGATCCTCGGATGCCGGTG GTTACTACTCTCACGATTGCGCTTCTGGAGCAACGATACAACGAAGACAGCTTCCATATAGGGATCTTGTGCGCCAAAAATGGTTGCGACTGCTTTCTGTTGCCACCTGCTACACCGGTGGTTTGTTGCTACTGGTCACCATCGGAGCAATCGGAGCCTGTGGGGCTGATAGTGGCGTACGTCCCGGAGAAGACGAATGTCTGGCATGTTTCCTGATCGTGGAGGAGCATGAGCAGCCGTTCGAGCTAACGGTAGAAGCGAGTAGCGAACGTGGCCTTTCCGTTCACGGACCGACGGAACTGTCTGTGATGGTGCAGCTAATGTTTCCCCCAAATGCGACCTGCCTATGGACCCATGCTGGAGGACTGGCAAGCGATCTGTACGCACTGTACGATGAACAGCTTGAAGGGCGCTGTATGCGCACCGGCACAACTCACCATGAAGCGGACGCGATCGAGCAAACGTTTTACTGCTTCGATCCGAACGTCCTGCTGGAACTGTGCAAGCTACGCAAGGAAACGGAATTACGCCGCCTGGAACGGTTGTCTACCCAGCGCACCAAGCGTGACTTCCATCCTACCGGTTGTAGCCTGAACAATCTACTATCCACCAACCGGAAGGTGTACGAGTTCGGTTTAGAGCACGAAGGTTTAAAACCAACATCACAGATCGTGCTCAGCACCATCTTTCTGGTGACAGATGTCCTTTCGGAGTTCTACAATCGTCGTATCGCGGCAAACGCGAACGGACTCTTCTTCGCCTCCGGACGTCCCGGTAGTTCGGGATCCGAATCGGGATCTGCCAAAAGCAATCCACCGATCGAGGTGATACTGCTGCAAACTATCAAACATCAGATTTTGCACAAACTTGGCCTCCGGGAGCGTCCCCGGCTGACGAAACACTTCAACAACGAACTTGTCTTCGAAGCATTCGATCGCATCTACGGCAATAAGATCAACATCGGTAACACGTACGCCGAGGAGCATTACTATCGGCGATATCTCACCGCAAATCTATCGTCCGATCTGTCCGGGGACTTTGTGGATGCGTTCTTCCGCGGTCCGGATACGGCCACCGATCGTGCCAACCtgcagcagccccaacaatcGGCCACCAGCCAGAATGCAAAGCAGCGCACCAAAAGCAAACCGGCCGGTTCCGAGCACGGTGGAGGAGGAAGCACCGGCGACAGACACAATGTCTTTGCAGGCACTAAAATATTAACCTACGCCGAAAAAGGTTCGCTATGGCCTATAGCCTGA